A genome region from Pseudomonas sp. S06B 330 includes the following:
- the lldD gene encoding FMN-dependent L-lactate dehydrogenase LldD, producing the protein MIISASTDYRAAAQRKLPPFLFHYADGGAYAEYTLRHNVEDLASIALRQRVLKNMSELSLETQLFNETLSMPVALAPVGLTGMYARRGEVQAARAAAAKGIPFTMSTVSVCPIEEVAPAIDRPMWFQLYVLKDRGFMRNALERAKAAGVTTLVFTVDMPVPGARYRDAHSGMSGPNAPLRRVWQAMTHPQWALDVGLLGKPHDLGNISTYRGSPTGLADYIGWLGANFDPSISWKDLEWIREFWDGPMVIKGILDPQDAKDAVKFGADGIVVSNHGGRQLDGVLSSARALPAIADAVKGDLKILADSGIRSGLDVVRMIALGADTVLIGRAFLYALATAGEAGVKNLLELFEKEMRVAMVLTGAKTISEITRDSLVRELGA; encoded by the coding sequence ATGATCATTTCTGCCTCTACCGACTACCGCGCCGCAGCTCAACGCAAGCTGCCGCCGTTTCTGTTCCACTACGCCGACGGTGGCGCCTACGCCGAGTACACGCTGCGTCACAACGTCGAAGACCTGGCCAGCATCGCCCTGCGCCAACGCGTGCTGAAGAACATGTCCGAGCTGAGTCTTGAGACTCAACTGTTCAACGAAACACTGAGCATGCCGGTGGCCTTGGCCCCAGTCGGCCTGACCGGGATGTACGCCCGTCGCGGTGAAGTCCAGGCCGCACGTGCTGCTGCCGCCAAAGGCATTCCCTTCACTATGTCGACCGTATCGGTGTGTCCGATCGAGGAAGTGGCCCCGGCCATCGACCGGCCGATGTGGTTCCAGCTCTACGTCCTCAAAGACCGCGGCTTTATGCGCAACGCCCTTGAGCGCGCCAAAGCGGCTGGCGTCACTACCCTGGTGTTCACCGTGGACATGCCCGTACCGGGTGCCCGCTACCGTGATGCACACTCGGGCATGAGCGGCCCGAATGCACCGCTGCGCCGCGTCTGGCAGGCCATGACTCACCCACAGTGGGCACTGGATGTAGGTTTGCTGGGCAAGCCCCATGATCTGGGCAACATTTCCACCTATCGCGGCAGCCCTACTGGTTTGGCCGACTACATCGGCTGGCTGGGCGCCAACTTCGATCCGTCGATTTCCTGGAAAGACCTGGAGTGGATACGCGAGTTCTGGGACGGTCCGATGGTGATCAAGGGCATCCTTGATCCGCAAGATGCCAAAGACGCGGTGAAATTCGGCGCCGACGGCATCGTCGTGTCCAACCACGGTGGTCGTCAGCTCGACGGCGTGCTGTCCAGTGCTCGCGCCCTGCCGGCCATTGCCGACGCGGTGAAGGGTGACCTGAAGATCCTCGCTGACTCCGGCATCCGCAGCGGCCTGGACGTGGTGCGCATGATTGCCCTAGGCGCGGACACCGTATTGATCGGCCGTGCATTCCTGTACGCGCTGGCCACCGCCGGGGAAGCCGGGGTGAAGAACCTGCTTGAGCTGTTCGAGAAAGAAATGCGCGTGGCCATGGTGCTGACTGGCGCCAAGACCATCAGCGAGATCACCCGTGACTCGCTGGTACGCGAACTGGGCGCCTGA
- the smpB gene encoding SsrA-binding protein SmpB, producing the protein MAKQTKHPTGTIAQNKKARHDYFIEHKFEAGLVLSGWEVKSLRAGKAHLTDSYVVLKDGEAWLMGSHITPLTAASTHVIADPTRTRKLLLNRRELERLHAAVQQKGYTCVALSIYWSKHLIKCEIALGKGKKEYDKRDTQRERDSDRELQRAVRNKGRED; encoded by the coding sequence ATGGCTAAACAAACGAAACATCCGACAGGGACCATCGCGCAGAATAAAAAGGCGCGACACGATTACTTCATCGAGCACAAGTTCGAGGCCGGATTGGTCCTGTCCGGTTGGGAAGTAAAAAGTCTGCGTGCCGGCAAGGCGCACCTGACCGACAGTTACGTGGTGCTCAAAGATGGCGAGGCCTGGCTGATGGGCAGCCATATCACGCCGCTGACGGCCGCCAGTACGCATGTCATTGCCGACCCGACACGCACCCGCAAACTGCTGCTCAACCGCCGTGAGCTGGAGCGCCTGCATGCTGCCGTGCAGCAAAAGGGCTACACCTGCGTAGCCTTGTCGATCTACTGGAGCAAGCACTTGATCAAGTGCGAGATCGCGCTCGGCAAGGGCAAGAAGGAATACGACAAGCGCGACACCCAGCGCGAGCGTGACTCCGATCGCGAGTTGCAGCGCGCAGTGCGCAACAAGGGTCGGGAAGACTGA
- a CDS encoding FCD domain-containing protein gives MVFDQVRQRRLSDDIVERLEGMILEGTLSAGQRLPAERALAEQFGVSRPSLREAIQKLVAKGLLVSRQGGGNYVAESLGSTFSDPLLQLLESNPEAQRDLLEFRHTLEASCAYYAATRATEPDRQRLKAAFDTLQDCYTRQDEVSRAEEGAADARFHLAIAEASHNAVLLHTIRGLFDLLKRNVVTNIGGMYKQRAETRDMLIGQHRDLYQAIVEGRAEDAREISSRHILYVQEVLDEVRQEVQRVARAERRSGH, from the coding sequence ATGGTTTTTGATCAGGTCCGCCAACGCCGTTTATCCGACGATATCGTCGAACGGCTTGAGGGGATGATTCTTGAAGGCACCCTGAGTGCCGGTCAGCGGCTGCCTGCCGAGCGGGCCCTGGCCGAACAGTTCGGCGTGTCGCGACCGTCGTTGCGCGAAGCGATTCAAAAGCTGGTGGCCAAGGGGCTGCTGGTCAGTCGCCAGGGTGGCGGCAACTATGTAGCTGAGTCACTGGGCTCGACGTTTAGCGACCCGTTGCTGCAATTGCTGGAAAGCAATCCTGAAGCCCAGCGTGATCTGCTTGAGTTTCGTCATACCCTGGAAGCGTCATGTGCCTATTACGCGGCGACTCGGGCGACAGAGCCTGATCGTCAACGCCTCAAGGCGGCGTTCGATACCCTGCAGGACTGCTACACCCGCCAGGATGAAGTCAGTCGGGCGGAAGAGGGCGCGGCCGACGCGCGTTTTCATCTGGCCATTGCCGAAGCCAGCCACAATGCCGTGTTGTTGCACACCATTCGCGGCCTGTTCGACCTGCTCAAGCGCAACGTGGTCACCAACATTGGTGGTATGTACAAGCAGCGCGCAGAAACCCGTGACATGCTGATCGGTCAGCACCGCGATCTGTATCAGGCGATTGTCGAAGGGCGTGCCGAGGACGCGCGAGAAATTTCCAGTCGACACATTTTGTATGTGCAGGAAGTGCTCGACGAGGTGCGTCAGGAAGTGCAGCGGGTGGCGAGAGCGGAGCGGCGGAGCGGGCACTAG
- a CDS encoding lactate permease LctP family transporter — MQTWQQLYSPLGSLGLSALAAVIPIVFFFLALAVFRLKGHVAGSITLGLSILVAIFAFQMPADMAIAAAGYGFAYGLWPIAWIIVAAVFLYKLTVKSGQFEVIRSSVLSITDDQRLQVLLIGFCFGAFLEGAAGFGAPVAITAALLVGLGFNPLYAAGLCLIANTAPVAFGALGIPIIVAGQVTGIDAFKIGAMTGRQLPLLSLFVPFWLVFMMDGLRGVKETWPAALVAGLSFAVTQYFTSNFIGPELPDITSALASLISLTLFLKVWQPKRSFTTATGSVGAAVVNGGGSQPSPYSFGEIFKAWSPFLILTVLVTIWTLKPFKAAFAAGGSMYSWVFNFAIPHLDQLVIKTAPIVATPTAIPAVFKLDPISATGTAIFFSALISMLVLKINFKTGLTTLKETFFELRWPILSIGMVLAFAFVTNYSGMSSTMALVLAGTGAAFPFFSPFLGWLGVFLTGSDTSSNALFSSLQATTAHQIGVNDTLLVAANTSGGVTGKMISPQSIAVACAATGLVGKESDLFRFTLKHSLFFATIVGLITLIQAYWLTGMLVH, encoded by the coding sequence ATGCAAACCTGGCAACAGCTCTACAGTCCGCTTGGTAGTCTTGGCCTGTCCGCGCTCGCGGCAGTCATCCCGATCGTGTTCTTCTTCCTCGCCCTGGCGGTGTTCCGTCTCAAGGGTCACGTCGCCGGCAGCATCACCCTCGGTTTGTCGATCCTGGTGGCGATCTTCGCCTTCCAGATGCCTGCCGACATGGCTATTGCAGCCGCCGGTTACGGTTTTGCCTACGGCCTGTGGCCTATTGCCTGGATCATCGTTGCCGCGGTGTTCCTCTACAAACTGACAGTCAAAAGCGGCCAGTTCGAAGTGATCCGCAGCTCCGTGCTGTCGATCACCGATGACCAGCGCCTGCAGGTGCTGCTGATCGGTTTCTGCTTTGGTGCCTTCCTCGAAGGTGCAGCTGGCTTCGGCGCACCAGTAGCGATTACCGCTGCCCTGCTGGTCGGCCTGGGCTTCAACCCGCTGTACGCCGCGGGCCTGTGCCTGATCGCCAACACCGCACCGGTGGCCTTCGGCGCCCTGGGTATCCCGATCATCGTTGCTGGCCAAGTAACCGGTATCGACGCCTTCAAGATTGGCGCCATGACCGGCCGCCAACTGCCATTGCTGTCGCTGTTTGTGCCGTTCTGGCTGGTGTTCATGATGGACGGCCTGCGCGGCGTCAAAGAAACCTGGCCTGCAGCCCTGGTGGCCGGCCTGAGCTTCGCCGTTACCCAGTACTTCACCTCGAACTTCATTGGCCCGGAACTGCCGGACATCACCTCAGCTCTGGCCAGCCTGATTTCCCTGACCCTGTTCCTCAAGGTCTGGCAGCCCAAGCGTTCGTTCACTACCGCCACCGGCAGTGTCGGCGCCGCCGTGGTCAATGGCGGTGGCAGCCAGCCTTCACCTTACAGCTTCGGCGAGATCTTCAAGGCCTGGTCGCCGTTCCTGATTCTCACCGTGCTGGTCACCATCTGGACCTTGAAGCCGTTCAAGGCGGCCTTCGCGGCTGGCGGCTCAATGTACAGCTGGGTGTTCAACTTCGCGATTCCGCACCTTGATCAGTTGGTAATCAAGACCGCACCGATCGTCGCCACCCCGACCGCGATTCCGGCCGTGTTCAAACTCGACCCGATTTCCGCCACCGGCACCGCGATTTTCTTCTCGGCGCTGATCTCCATGCTGGTGCTGAAGATCAATTTCAAAACTGGTCTGACCACTTTGAAGGAGACCTTCTTTGAGCTGCGCTGGCCAATCCTGTCGATTGGTATGGTGCTGGCCTTCGCCTTCGTCACCAACTACTCGGGCATGTCTTCGACCATGGCCCTGGTATTGGCGGGTACTGGCGCAGCCTTCCCGTTCTTCTCACCATTCCTTGGCTGGCTGGGTGTGTTCCTGACCGGTTCCGACACCTCGTCCAACGCCCTGTTCAGTTCGCTGCAGGCCACCACGGCGCACCAGATCGGGGTCAACGACACCCTGCTGGTCGCGGCTAACACCAGCGGCGGCGTGACCGGCAAGATGATCTCGCCACAGTCGATCGCCGTTGCCTGCGCGGCTACCGGCCTGGTCGGCAAGGAATCGGATCTGTTCCGCTTTACCCTCAAACACAGCCTGTTCTTCGCCACCATCGTCGGCCTGATCACCCTGATCCAGGCTTATTGGCTGACCGGCATGCTGGTTCACTAA